One genomic window of Kaistia geumhonensis includes the following:
- a CDS encoding mismatch-specific DNA-glycosylase yields MPVLPDVLAPGLDIVFCGTGAGAWSARVGAYYAKPGNKFWPTLHAVGLTPHVLAPLAYREVLRYGIGLTDVAKEHIGQDDAIDLSRVDAAALHEKIARCAPRRIAFTSKRAASLALGRPTARIPYGETGDRIGPAIVHVMTSPSGAAGSYWSLGPWQDLAAARAADRSPRVEVAPFDR; encoded by the coding sequence ATGCCCGTCCTGCCGGACGTTCTGGCGCCGGGTCTCGACATCGTTTTCTGCGGGACGGGCGCCGGAGCGTGGTCGGCGCGGGTCGGCGCCTATTACGCCAAGCCGGGCAACAAGTTCTGGCCGACGCTTCATGCCGTCGGCCTGACGCCGCATGTGCTGGCGCCGCTCGCCTATCGCGAGGTGCTTCGCTACGGCATCGGGCTCACCGACGTGGCCAAGGAGCATATAGGTCAGGACGACGCGATCGATCTTTCGCGCGTCGACGCCGCGGCGCTGCACGAGAAGATCGCCCGCTGCGCGCCGCGCCGCATCGCCTTCACGTCGAAACGCGCCGCGAGCCTCGCGCTCGGCCGGCCGACAGCGCGCATTCCCTATGGCGAGACCGGCGATCGGATCGGTCCGGCCATCGTGCATGTCATGACCTCGCCGTCGGGTGCCGCCGGGTCCTACTGGTCGCTTGGCCCATGGCAGGATCTGGCTGCGGCGCGAGCTGCCGATCGGTCGCCGCGTGTTGAAGTCGCGCCATTCGACCGGTAG
- a CDS encoding single-stranded DNA-binding protein — protein MAGSVNKVILVGNLGRDPEVRRSQSGDPIVNLNIATSETWRDRQSGERKERTEWHRVVIFNENLAKIAEQYLKKGSKVYVEGQLQTRKWQDQSGAERYSTEVVLQRFRGELTLLDGRSGPSEGGGDYESGGSDFGRSSPLEAPRGGGAARQPAATSSYAADLDDDIPF, from the coding sequence ATGGCCGGTAGCGTCAACAAGGTGATCCTGGTCGGCAATCTCGGGCGCGACCCGGAAGTGCGCCGCTCGCAATCGGGCGACCCGATCGTCAATCTCAACATCGCCACCTCCGAGACCTGGCGCGACCGTCAAAGCGGTGAGCGCAAGGAGCGGACCGAGTGGCACCGCGTGGTGATCTTCAACGAGAACCTCGCCAAGATCGCCGAGCAGTATCTGAAGAAGGGCTCGAAGGTCTATGTCGAGGGCCAATTGCAGACCCGCAAGTGGCAGGACCAGTCGGGCGCCGAGCGCTATTCGACCGAGGTGGTGCTGCAGCGCTTCCGCGGCGAGCTGACGCTGCTCGACGGCCGGTCGGGTCCGTCCGAAGGCGGCGGTGACTACGAGAGCGGTGGCAGCGATTTCGGCCGTTCCAGCCCGCTCGAAGCCCCGCGCGGCGGTGGCGCCGCCCGCCAGCCGGCCGCGACCAGCTCCTACGCGGCCGATCTCGACGACGACATCCCGTTCTAG
- the uvrA gene encoding excinuclease ABC subunit UvrA — translation MASHADKASSGGSTGKFISVRGAREHNLKNVDVDLPRDKLVVLTGLSGSGKSSLAFDTIYAEGQRRYVESLSAYARQFLEMMQKPDVDQIDGLSPAISIEQKTTSKNPRSTVGTVTEIYDYMRLLFARVGIAYSPATGLPIESQTVSQMVDRVLALPEGTRLYLLAPMIRGRKGEYKKELAELQKKGFQRVKLDGVFFEIAEAPSLDKKLKHDIDVVVDRIVVRGDIAARLADSFQTALELADGIALAEFADETDEKGEARRITFSEKFACPVSGFTIAEIEPRLFSFNNPFGACPECDGLGSEKKIDPDLVVPDGSVSLKQGAVAPWAKSSSPYYQQTLEAIARHYGFAMTDPWDEIPEAAKNAILHGTGKTEIEFVYNDGTRAYRTRKSFEGVVTNLERRWRETESNWAREEIERYQGSTPCKACGGARLKPEALAVKIAGRNIAEVSELSIRKAAAWFEALPAELNDKQNEIAVRILKEIRERLSFLIDVGLDYLMMSRNSGTLSGGESQRIRLASQIGSGLTGVLYVLDEPSIGLHQRDNERLLETLRHLRDIGNTVLVVEHDEDAIMTADYVVDVGPAAGVHGGQIVAQGTPAEIMADPASLTGRYLSGELSVEVPEKRRPIRKDRRIRVVGARGNNLKNVSADIPLGTFTCITGVSGGGKSTFLIDTLYAAVARHLNGAHLHPAEHDRIEGLEFIDKIIDIDQSPIGRTPRSNPATYTGAFTPIREWFSGLPEAKARGYGPGRFSFNVKGGRCEACQGDGVIKIEMHFLPDVYVTCEVCKGKRYSRETLDVKFKAKSIADVLDMTVEEAREFFQAVPAIRDKMETLDEVGLGYVKVGQQATTLSGGEAQRVKLAKELSRRATGKTLYILDEPTTGLHFHDVAKLMEVLHSLVDQGNTVVVIEHNLEVIKTADWIIDLGPEGGDGGGEIVAIGTPEEIAKVPGSYTGRFLKPVLDKAKAARKRRKAEAAE, via the coding sequence ATGGCATCACACGCTGACAAGGCTTCGTCGGGCGGAAGCACCGGCAAGTTCATCTCGGTTCGCGGCGCCCGCGAGCACAATCTCAAGAATGTCGATGTCGACCTGCCGCGCGACAAGCTGGTGGTGTTGACCGGGCTCTCCGGCTCCGGCAAGTCCTCGCTCGCCTTCGACACGATCTATGCCGAGGGCCAGCGCCGCTATGTCGAGAGCCTCTCGGCTTATGCCCGGCAGTTCCTCGAGATGATGCAGAAGCCGGACGTCGACCAGATCGACGGCCTGTCGCCGGCGATCTCGATCGAGCAGAAGACGACGTCGAAGAATCCGCGCTCGACGGTCGGCACCGTCACCGAGATTTACGACTATATGCGCCTGCTCTTCGCGCGGGTCGGCATCGCCTATTCGCCGGCGACCGGACTGCCCATCGAGAGCCAGACGGTCAGCCAGATGGTCGACCGCGTGCTGGCGCTGCCCGAAGGGACGCGCCTCTACCTGCTGGCGCCGATGATCCGCGGCCGCAAGGGCGAGTACAAAAAGGAACTGGCAGAGCTCCAGAAGAAGGGTTTCCAGCGCGTCAAGCTCGACGGCGTCTTCTTCGAGATCGCGGAGGCGCCGAGCCTCGACAAGAAGCTCAAGCACGACATCGACGTCGTCGTCGACCGCATCGTCGTGCGCGGCGACATCGCGGCGCGGCTCGCCGACAGCTTCCAGACGGCACTGGAACTTGCCGACGGCATCGCGCTGGCCGAGTTCGCCGACGAAACCGACGAAAAGGGCGAAGCGCGCCGCATCACCTTTTCGGAGAAGTTCGCCTGTCCGGTCTCCGGCTTCACCATCGCCGAAATCGAGCCGCGGCTGTTCTCGTTCAACAATCCCTTCGGCGCCTGCCCGGAATGCGACGGGCTCGGCTCTGAGAAGAAGATCGATCCCGATCTGGTGGTGCCGGACGGCTCGGTGTCGCTGAAGCAGGGCGCGGTTGCCCCCTGGGCTAAGTCGTCCTCGCCCTATTACCAGCAGACGCTGGAGGCGATCGCGCGGCACTATGGCTTCGCGATGACCGACCCCTGGGACGAAATTCCCGAGGCTGCGAAAAACGCCATCCTGCACGGCACCGGCAAGACGGAGATCGAGTTCGTCTACAATGACGGCACCCGCGCCTATCGCACCAGGAAGAGCTTCGAGGGCGTCGTCACCAATCTGGAGCGGCGCTGGCGCGAGACCGAATCGAACTGGGCGCGCGAGGAGATCGAGCGTTACCAGGGATCGACGCCATGCAAGGCCTGCGGCGGCGCTCGGCTGAAGCCGGAGGCGCTGGCGGTGAAGATCGCCGGGCGCAACATCGCCGAGGTCTCCGAGCTGTCGATCCGCAAGGCGGCCGCCTGGTTCGAGGCGCTGCCGGCAGAGCTCAACGACAAGCAGAACGAGATCGCGGTCCGCATCCTCAAGGAAATCCGCGAGCGCCTCTCATTCCTCATCGATGTTGGCCTCGACTATCTGATGATGTCGCGCAATTCGGGCACGCTGTCGGGCGGCGAGAGCCAGCGCATCCGTCTCGCTTCGCAGATCGGCTCGGGCCTGACGGGCGTCCTCTACGTGCTGGACGAACCCTCGATCGGCCTGCACCAGCGCGACAACGAGCGGCTGCTGGAGACGCTGCGGCACCTGCGCGACATCGGCAACACCGTCCTCGTCGTCGAGCATGACGAGGACGCCATCATGACGGCCGACTATGTGGTCGATGTCGGACCGGCGGCGGGCGTCCATGGCGGGCAGATCGTGGCGCAGGGAACGCCGGCGGAGATCATGGCCGATCCGGCCTCGCTGACGGGTCGATATCTTTCAGGCGAACTCAGCGTCGAGGTTCCGGAGAAGCGCCGTCCGATCAGGAAGGACCGGCGCATCCGCGTCGTCGGGGCGCGCGGCAACAATCTGAAGAACGTCTCGGCCGATATCCCGCTCGGTACCTTCACCTGCATCACCGGCGTCTCGGGCGGCGGCAAGTCGACCTTCCTCATCGATACGCTCTATGCCGCGGTGGCACGGCATCTCAACGGCGCGCATCTCCACCCCGCCGAGCATGACCGTATCGAGGGACTCGAGTTCATCGACAAGATCATCGACATCGACCAGTCGCCGATCGGCCGGACGCCGCGGTCCAACCCCGCCACCTATACCGGGGCCTTCACGCCGATTCGCGAGTGGTTCTCGGGACTTCCGGAGGCGAAGGCGCGGGGTTACGGGCCGGGCCGCTTCTCGTTCAACGTCAAGGGCGGGCGCTGCGAAGCCTGCCAGGGCGACGGCGTCATCAAGATCGAGATGCACTTCCTGCCCGACGTCTACGTCACCTGCGAGGTCTGCAAGGGCAAGCGCTACAGCCGCGAGACTCTCGACGTGAAATTCAAGGCCAAGTCGATCGCCGACGTGCTCGACATGACGGTCGAGGAGGCCCGCGAGTTCTTCCAGGCCGTGCCGGCAATCCGCGACAAAATGGAGACATTGGACGAGGTTGGACTCGGTTATGTCAAAGTTGGTCAACAAGCGACAACACTTTCGGGCGGCGAGGCGCAGCGCGTGAAGCTCGCCAAGGAGCTGTCCCGGCGCGCGACCGGCAAGACGCTCTACATCCTCGACGAGCCGACGACCGGCCTCCATTTCCACGACGTCGCCAAGCTGATGGAAGTGCTGCACAGCCTGGTCGACCAGGGCAACACCGTCGTGGTGATCGAGCACAATCTCGAGGTCATCAAGACGGCCGACTGGATCATCGATCTCGGCCCGGAGGGCGGCGACGGCGGCGGCGAGATCGTCGCCATCGGAACGCCGGAGGAGATCGCGAAGGTGCCCGGTTCCTATACCGGCCGCTTCCTGAAGCCGGTGCTCGACAAGGCCAAGGCGGCGCGCAAGCGGCGCAAGGCCGAAGCGGCCGAATAG
- a CDS encoding GGDEF domain-containing protein, which translates to MSESAGDLSSLARRRKQIVMIVIAAGALVFLGLWAFETSAGLIKPSDQWAYPIVIIFLCVNLLGVAAKPWFQPYAELACYFGVAFYLVAQVVLFALGPPEESIYDVANTLQWMPALYVAAFMLLSRRRAVAAASVTFLLSALALGIAALDASEEGDLRVSALLVNAVVAHLLTLLLLSLVAMLRLEFDRVSRHARSMEDAARTDPLTGIANRRALEEWMQAFEDHDDHKSAALVLFDIDHFKSINDRHGHLVGDEILVTTAQLIRSQLRPIDRVGRWGGEEFLVILDNVTMTNALRFADRVRHLVTISAHPVAGSITISAGIALCSPGEAVAETFRSADAALYAAKSGGRNRVSDRA; encoded by the coding sequence ATGTCTGAGTCGGCGGGCGATCTGTCGTCGCTGGCCAGGCGCCGCAAACAGATCGTCATGATCGTGATTGCGGCCGGCGCGCTGGTCTTTCTCGGGCTCTGGGCCTTCGAGACGAGCGCCGGCCTCATCAAGCCCAGCGATCAATGGGCTTACCCGATCGTCATCATCTTTCTTTGCGTGAACCTGCTGGGCGTGGCCGCGAAGCCGTGGTTCCAACCCTATGCGGAACTCGCCTGCTATTTCGGCGTCGCGTTCTATCTCGTCGCGCAGGTGGTCCTTTTCGCCCTCGGGCCCCCGGAAGAGAGCATCTACGACGTCGCCAATACCCTGCAATGGATGCCGGCGCTCTATGTCGCCGCCTTCATGTTGCTGTCGCGACGGCGCGCGGTCGCGGCCGCCTCGGTGACATTCCTGCTTTCGGCTCTGGCGCTCGGGATCGCGGCTCTCGATGCCTCCGAGGAGGGGGATCTCAGGGTCAGCGCCCTTCTTGTCAATGCGGTGGTCGCGCATCTGCTCACGCTGCTCCTGCTGTCGCTCGTGGCGATGCTGCGGCTGGAGTTCGACCGCGTCTCCCGCCACGCGCGCAGCATGGAGGACGCTGCGAGGACCGACCCCCTGACCGGCATCGCCAACCGGCGCGCTCTCGAAGAATGGATGCAGGCCTTCGAGGACCATGACGACCACAAGTCGGCTGCCCTGGTCCTGTTCGATATCGACCACTTCAAGTCGATCAACGACCGGCATGGCCATCTCGTCGGCGACGAGATCCTCGTCACGACGGCACAACTGATCCGCAGCCAGTTGCGGCCGATCGACCGGGTCGGCCGCTGGGGCGGCGAGGAATTCCTGGTCATCCTCGACAATGTCACGATGACCAATGCGCTGCGCTTCGCCGACCGGGTCCGCCATCTCGTGACGATTTCCGCTCATCCCGTAGCCGGCTCGATCACCATCAGCGCCGGCATCGCGCTGTGTTCGCCGGGAGAAGCGGTGGCGGAGACGTTCCGCTCTGCCGACGCCGCCCTCTATGCGGCGAAGAGCGGCGGACGCAACCGCGTCTCCGATCGCGCCTGA
- a CDS encoding ATP-binding cassette domain-containing protein: protein MAEPLIRMASIRKAYGRVTALDGVDFHVNEREIVGLLGDNGAGKSTLIKVLSGAVPLTSGDIFVRGKKVNFRATNDAIAAGIETIYQDSALVTQLSIARNLFLGREPLKGPRFLNRMDQDHMNAVARDLLKQVGITKNIPPTTPIGSLSGGERQAVAIARAMYFDSDLIILDEPTNNLGVAETQGVLSFVRNARDSGHSCIFIAHNIHHVFQVVDRIVVMRRGKVVADDIDPKTTSVAAVEAVITGMNEPGATHH from the coding sequence ATGGCCGAACCCCTCATCCGCATGGCGAGCATCCGCAAGGCCTATGGTCGTGTCACGGCGCTCGATGGCGTCGACTTCCACGTGAACGAGCGCGAGATCGTCGGCCTGCTGGGCGACAACGGCGCCGGCAAGTCGACGCTCATCAAGGTGCTGTCCGGCGCCGTTCCGCTCACGAGCGGCGACATCTTCGTGCGCGGCAAGAAAGTCAATTTTCGAGCCACCAACGACGCCATCGCCGCGGGCATCGAGACGATCTACCAGGACTCCGCGCTCGTCACCCAGCTGTCGATCGCGCGCAACCTCTTTCTCGGCCGCGAGCCGCTCAAGGGGCCGCGCTTCCTGAACCGGATGGACCAGGACCACATGAACGCGGTGGCGCGCGATCTGCTGAAGCAGGTCGGCATCACCAAGAACATCCCGCCGACGACCCCGATCGGTTCCCTGTCGGGCGGCGAGCGCCAGGCGGTGGCGATTGCCCGCGCGATGTATTTCGACAGCGATCTCATCATCCTCGACGAGCCGACCAACAATCTCGGCGTGGCCGAGACGCAGGGCGTGCTGTCCTTCGTCCGCAACGCGCGCGACTCCGGCCATTCCTGCATCTTCATCGCCCACAACATCCACCACGTCTTCCAGGTCGTGGACAGGATCGTGGTCATGCGCCGCGGCAAGGTGGTCGCCGACGACATCGACCCGAAGACGACCAGCGTCGCCGCGGTCGAGGCGGTGATCACGGGCATGAACGAGCCGGGAGCGACGCATCACTGA
- a CDS encoding ABC transporter permease — protein sequence MEKHSFVQRLIARPEFGPLVLLLVELAVFWSINHEFLSVGNISNTLSFTVELGLIALAMTLLMTSGEFDLSVGSVFGFAPVVMWTLFNTGAASLELAFLVAMLLAAVIGWANGWFVTRIRISSFLVTLGMLLVVRGTALYISDGFPQRTWNSGEQWLADILVGSFYIGSFRLYASLFWFIGFAVVLGYLLTGTRVGNWIQASGGNPGAARARGVNVDRVKVALFMLSAMLAALAGIISSIRTSSANPNSGSGYELEVIAMVVIGGTALTGGRGTIIGTVLGVFILRVMRNGIVLIGVPGLAYNIFIGAIILGMMTLHSWLERRHQSGT from the coding sequence GTGGAAAAGCACAGCTTCGTCCAGCGACTTATCGCCCGGCCGGAATTCGGGCCGCTCGTCCTCCTCCTGGTCGAGCTGGCCGTCTTCTGGTCGATCAATCATGAATTCCTCTCGGTCGGAAACATCAGCAACACGCTGAGCTTCACGGTCGAGCTCGGTCTCATCGCGCTGGCGATGACGCTGCTCATGACGTCCGGAGAGTTCGACCTTTCGGTCGGCTCCGTGTTCGGCTTCGCGCCCGTCGTGATGTGGACACTGTTCAACACCGGCGCCGCCTCGCTCGAACTCGCCTTCCTCGTGGCGATGCTCCTGGCCGCCGTGATCGGCTGGGCCAATGGCTGGTTCGTGACGCGCATCCGCATCTCGTCCTTCCTCGTGACGCTCGGCATGCTGCTCGTCGTGCGCGGAACGGCGCTCTACATCTCCGACGGCTTCCCGCAGCGCACCTGGAATTCGGGCGAGCAGTGGCTGGCCGATATCCTGGTCGGGTCGTTCTATATCGGCTCGTTCCGCCTCTATGCCTCGCTGTTCTGGTTCATCGGCTTCGCCGTCGTGCTCGGCTATCTCTTGACCGGCACGCGCGTCGGCAACTGGATCCAGGCGTCGGGCGGCAATCCGGGCGCGGCGCGCGCCCGCGGTGTCAATGTCGACCGGGTGAAGGTTGCCCTGTTCATGCTCTCCGCCATGCTGGCGGCGCTGGCCGGCATCATCTCGTCGATCCGCACCTCGTCCGCCAACCCCAACAGCGGCTCGGGCTACGAGCTCGAGGTCATCGCGATGGTGGTGATCGGCGGCACGGCGCTGACGGGCGGGCGCGGCACCATCATCGGCACTGTGCTCGGCGTGTTCATCCTGCGCGTGATGCGCAACGGCATCGTCCTGATCGGCGTGCCGGGGCTCGCCTACAACATCTTCATCGGTGCGATCATCCTCGGGATGATGACACTCCATTCCTGGCTGGAACGCCGGCATCAGTCGGGGACCTGA
- a CDS encoding substrate-binding domain-containing protein produces the protein MAIAMPLAAEAKTFYWISHGSVADPVWTYFLAGAKQWATDTGNTVNTSFHEGNVASQQEAVRAAIAAKADGIVTTSPDPGSLVEVAKEANAADIPIINFNTPDPQASFDAYVGGDNVVFGRGWAQYLVDKGLVKKGDFVWMPVEIPGATYGVQEEEGIKSVFEPLGITYEVTEAKLDQAEAINRMVDYLTANRQKVKAIIGLGDLVTGSIKRVFDQVGVKPGEIPVVGWGNSLDTTQEVLQGYVNAAQWQDPQATSYVALSLANMAASGIPPGFNVITGALYEKDTAQIYDDILSGK, from the coding sequence ATGGCCATTGCCATGCCGCTCGCCGCCGAGGCCAAGACCTTCTACTGGATATCGCATGGCTCGGTGGCCGATCCGGTATGGACCTACTTCCTCGCCGGCGCCAAGCAGTGGGCGACCGACACCGGCAACACCGTCAACACCTCGTTCCACGAGGGCAACGTCGCCTCGCAGCAGGAGGCCGTCCGCGCCGCCATCGCCGCCAAGGCCGATGGCATCGTCACGACCAGCCCCGATCCGGGCAGCCTGGTCGAGGTCGCCAAGGAAGCCAACGCCGCCGACATTCCGATCATCAACTTCAACACGCCCGACCCGCAGGCCAGCTTCGACGCCTATGTCGGCGGCGACAATGTCGTGTTCGGTCGTGGCTGGGCGCAGTATCTGGTCGACAAGGGCCTGGTGAAGAAGGGCGATTTCGTCTGGATGCCCGTCGAGATTCCCGGCGCCACTTATGGCGTGCAGGAAGAGGAAGGCATCAAGAGCGTGTTTGAGCCGCTCGGCATCACCTATGAGGTGACCGAGGCCAAGCTCGATCAGGCCGAAGCCATCAACCGCATGGTCGATTACCTCACCGCCAACCGGCAGAAGGTGAAGGCGATCATCGGCCTCGGCGACCTCGTCACCGGCTCGATCAAGCGCGTCTTCGACCAGGTCGGCGTCAAGCCGGGCGAGATTCCGGTCGTCGGCTGGGGCAATTCGCTCGATACCACGCAGGAAGTGCTTCAGGGCTATGTGAACGCCGCCCAGTGGCAGGACCCGCAGGCGACCTCCTATGTCGCCCTCTCGCTCGCCAACATGGCCGCGAGCGGCATTCCTCCGGGCTTCAACGTGATCACCGGCGCCCTCTACGAGAAGGACACCGCGCAGATCTACGACGACATCCTGTCGGGCAAGTAA
- a CDS encoding SHOCT domain-containing protein, whose amino-acid sequence MPSSNRQSLSEIGRRLVDDVAARHGFDAEAVIVLLAALAAGGGRQAQFDHPAVGGMGQWNAGGMIMIGDMFNNALKTRVAAALDDLAEGLASGGVFEAVPAPTAGERRDGREAAPLFAPGAGFSPWPAELGRPAASGAQNDLHYAYFPDSRRLAIRKGGHVTLYDTADHAIGGVSQQQGTGADVSFTSQHGTVRLSDLAVIGRPPVAEDKPLSEAVPAESPRAGASPDLSGDILAKIERLAAMRDRGILSDEEFAAKKTELLARL is encoded by the coding sequence ATGCCTTCCTCGAACCGGCAATCCCTCAGCGAGATTGGACGACGCCTCGTCGACGATGTCGCCGCGCGCCATGGCTTCGACGCCGAGGCCGTGATCGTCCTTCTGGCGGCGCTCGCCGCGGGCGGCGGCAGGCAGGCGCAATTCGATCATCCCGCAGTCGGCGGCATGGGACAGTGGAACGCCGGCGGCATGATCATGATCGGCGACATGTTCAACAATGCGCTGAAGACGCGCGTTGCCGCCGCGCTTGACGATCTGGCGGAAGGACTCGCCTCGGGCGGGGTTTTCGAGGCCGTCCCCGCGCCGACGGCCGGGGAGCGCCGCGACGGCCGCGAGGCGGCGCCGCTGTTCGCGCCGGGCGCCGGCTTCTCGCCATGGCCGGCGGAACTCGGGCGCCCGGCGGCGAGCGGCGCGCAGAACGACCTCCACTATGCCTATTTTCCCGACAGCCGGCGCCTCGCGATCCGCAAGGGCGGACATGTCACGCTCTACGATACGGCCGACCACGCGATCGGCGGCGTCTCGCAGCAGCAGGGCACCGGCGCGGACGTCTCCTTCACCAGCCAGCACGGCACGGTGCGCCTCTCCGATCTCGCGGTGATCGGCCGTCCGCCCGTCGCGGAGGACAAGCCCCTTTCGGAAGCGGTGCCAGCCGAATCGCCGCGCGCCGGCGCCTCTCCGGACCTCTCGGGCGACATCCTGGCGAAGATCGAGCGTCTCGCCGCGATGCGCGACCGCGGCATCCTTTCGGATGAGGAGTTCGCCGCCAAGAAGACCGAGCTTCTGGCACGGCTGTGA
- a CDS encoding DUF1127 domain-containing protein, with protein MNLINSYKTWLKYRETKNELSRLTQRELADLGINRADINQVARKAVAGY; from the coding sequence ATGAACCTCATCAACAGCTACAAGACCTGGCTCAAGTATCGCGAGACGAAGAACGAGCTTTCCCGCCTGACCCAGCGTGAACTGGCCGACCTCGGCATCAACCGTGCCGACATCAACCAGGTCGCCCGCAAGGCGGTTGCCGGTTACTGA
- the trmFO gene encoding methylenetetrahydrofolate--tRNA-(uracil(54)-C(5))-methyltransferase (FADH(2)-oxidizing) TrmFO: MTTNDLSAGALRPIHVIGGGLAGSEAAWQIARRGVPVVLHEMRPVRATDAHKTDGLAELVCSNSFRSDDAEANAVGLLHAEMRMADSLIMAMGDRHQVPAGGALAVDRDGFSAAVTAALEAHPLVTIERGEIAGLPPEDWDNVIVATGPLTSAALADAVRGLTGEDSLAFFDAIAPIVHFDSIDRSIAWFQSRYDKPGPGGTGADYLNCPMTEAEYNAFVDALIAGEKTEFKEWEASTPYFDGCLPIEVMAERGRETLRFGPMKPVGLTNPNDPTVKPYAIVQLRQDNALGTLYNMVGFQTKLKYGAQTAIFRMIPGLQNAEFARLGGLHRNTFLNSPKLLDGSLRLKAMPRLRFAGQITGCEGYVESASIGLLAGRFAAAERLGEAPSLPPPTTAFGALLGHITGGHLSADEGGNRSFQPMNVNFGLFPPVTVPKEPGKRLRGSEKTLAKKHALTARARADAAAWLAGAVAEAAE; the protein is encoded by the coding sequence ATGACGACGAACGATCTCTCCGCGGGCGCCTTGCGTCCCATCCATGTCATCGGCGGCGGGCTCGCCGGCTCGGAAGCCGCCTGGCAGATCGCGCGGCGCGGCGTGCCGGTCGTGCTGCACGAGATGCGGCCCGTCCGCGCCACCGACGCCCACAAGACCGACGGCCTCGCCGAACTGGTCTGCTCCAACTCCTTCCGCTCCGACGATGCCGAGGCGAATGCCGTCGGACTGCTGCATGCCGAGATGCGCATGGCGGATTCGCTCATCATGGCGATGGGCGATCGGCACCAGGTGCCTGCCGGCGGCGCGCTCGCCGTCGACCGCGACGGCTTCTCGGCCGCCGTCACCGCGGCGCTCGAGGCGCATCCGCTCGTGACCATCGAGCGCGGCGAGATTGCCGGCCTGCCGCCGGAGGACTGGGACAATGTCATCGTCGCGACCGGCCCGCTGACCTCGGCGGCGCTCGCCGATGCCGTGCGCGGCCTGACGGGAGAGGATTCGCTCGCCTTCTTCGACGCCATCGCGCCGATCGTGCATTTCGATTCTATCGACCGCAGCATCGCCTGGTTCCAGTCGCGCTACGACAAGCCGGGACCGGGCGGCACCGGCGCCGACTATCTGAACTGCCCGATGACCGAGGCGGAATATAACGCCTTCGTCGACGCGCTGATCGCCGGCGAGAAGACCGAGTTCAAGGAGTGGGAAGCCTCGACGCCCTATTTCGACGGCTGCCTGCCAATCGAGGTGATGGCGGAGCGCGGCCGCGAGACGCTGCGCTTCGGTCCGATGAAGCCGGTCGGCCTCACCAATCCGAACGATCCGACGGTGAAGCCCTATGCGATCGTGCAGCTGCGCCAGGACAATGCGCTCGGCACGCTCTACAACATGGTCGGCTTCCAGACGAAGCTGAAATATGGCGCGCAGACCGCCATCTTCCGCATGATTCCCGGCCTTCAGAACGCCGAGTTCGCGCGGCTCGGCGGGCTGCACCGCAACACCTTCCTCAACTCGCCCAAGCTGCTGGACGGCTCGCTGCGCCTGAAGGCGATGCCGCGGCTGCGCTTCGCCGGCCAGATCACCGGCTGCGAAGGCTATGTCGAATCGGCGTCGATCGGGCTGCTGGCCGGACGCTTCGCTGCCGCCGAACGCCTCGGCGAGGCACCGTCGCTGCCGCCGCCGACCACCGCCTTCGGCGCACTGCTCGGTCACATCACGGGCGGCCATCTCTCGGCCGACGAGGGCGGCAATCGCTCCTTCCAGCCGATGAACGTCAATTTTGGCCTGTTCCCGCCGGTGACCGTGCCGAAGGAACCGGGCAAGCGGCTGCGCGGCAGCGAGAAGACGCTGGCCAAGAAGCACGCGCTGACCGCCCGGGCCCGCGCCGATGCGGCCGCATGGCTCGCCGGCGCCGTGGCCGAGGCGGCCGAGTGA
- a CDS encoding YciI family protein, whose translation MRFLCLVIVDPTRFEGLTAADHQAITDESLAYDGELAARGILIAAHALGEPPTATTIRVRGEETFYTDGPFAELKEHVGGFILIDVRDRAEAMAVASKIPMARYGAIEVREIRVLS comes from the coding sequence ATGCGCTTTCTCTGCCTCGTGATCGTCGATCCCACACGCTTCGAGGGCCTGACGGCGGCCGACCATCAGGCGATCACCGACGAGTCGCTCGCCTATGACGGCGAACTCGCGGCGCGCGGGATCCTGATCGCCGCTCATGCGCTCGGCGAGCCGCCGACCGCGACGACGATTCGCGTGCGAGGGGAGGAGACCTTCTATACGGACGGCCCCTTCGCCGAGCTCAAGGAGCATGTCGGCGGCTTCATCCTGATCGATGTCCGCGACCGCGCCGAGGCGATGGCCGTGGCATCGAAGATCCCGATGGCGCGCTATGGCGCCATCGAGGTGAGGGAGATCCGGGTGCTCAGCTGA